Part of the Myxococcus fulvus genome, CATGCGCGCCGTCAGCGGCGTGAACAGACCACCGCCCAGCACGTAGCCCACGCCCAGCGCGGCGGCGATCATCCCATACGGGTTGCGCTCCACACGGCCACGCAGGTCCAACGACTGGCCCAGGTCGTCCACGGCGCCCCTGGCATCACTCCAGAGCTGCTGCGCCTCCGAGCCAATCTGGTCCACCCGCTGGCCGAACCCCGCGTCCGTGCCCGAGGGCCGCGACGAAGGGTTGCCATTGCCTGAAGCCCCTGGATAGTTCGTCATGAGTGTCCTCTCTCGTCTGCCGTCCCAGGACGGCTTCAGCGGCGGGAAGCGATGCGGCCGACCAGGAAGCCCACGGCCACCGCGCCCAACAGACACGTGCCGGGGTTGGCGCGGATGAAGCTCACCACGCGGTGGTTCATGTCCACCAGGTTCTGCCGGGCCTCGTCGAGCTGCGGCAACACCTGGTCCTGGAGCTGCCGGGCCCGGTCGGCCACCTGCTGCGGATTCATGTCCATGAACGTGCTCTCCTCGATTCAAAAGTGGAACTGCGAAAGTCTCGAAGGGCCGACGCGCACTTTCAGCGACGCGAGCCCAACAACATCCCCACCGCGAACGCCGCCCCCACGCACGCGTAGGGATGACGGCGCACCCACTCACGCCAGTCGGCGGCGACCGCCACCTCCTCGCGCAGCGCGCTCACCGACGTGGCCAGCTCCGCGCGCGTCCGCTCGATGTCCTGGCGGAGCATCGCGCTCGTGCGAGGCCCCATCGGCTTGGGATGTCCATTGCTAGCGCCCATGCGGGGGCTCCTTGAAGAGATGCCCGTCCCCACCCTGGAGCGAGTTGCCCAGGGACACGGGGGCCGGCGTCGTGAGCGCCGCCATGCTGCGCGACAGCTCGTCCGTGGTGTCGTCCATCATCCGTCGTGTCTTCAGCTTGTGCAGCGCCCAGGCCACGCCGCCACCACCCGCCACCAGGTTGAGCAGCGCCACCACGCCGAACGCTCCCGCCCACCCCAGCCAGGGGACCATCACCGCCGCGAGCGCCGCGCACGCGAAGGCATAGCCCACCAGGATGAAGGGCACGAAGGCGGCGATCATCGCCACGTTCATGCTCGCGGACTTCAGGTCCTCCTCGAGCTCCAGGCGCGCCAGCTGCAAGTGCTGGGTCACCAGCCGACTGAAGCTGTCCGCCATGCGGCCGACGAGCGCGGTGAGCCCACGCTCCGTCTGTTCGCTCCCCACGTGCATTCACTCTCCGGCCGGCGCTCGCGTCCTCACAGAAGTGGCGCCAACCTAGGCACCCCTGCCCTTTGGGACAACCTCCCCGAGGCGTTTCTGTCCGGCGTTCACA contains:
- a CDS encoding DUF3618 domain-containing protein, with amino-acid sequence MGASNGHPKPMGPRTSAMLRQDIERTRAELATSVSALREEVAVAADWREWVRRHPYACVGAAFAVGMLLGSRR
- a CDS encoding phage holin family protein, with translation MHVGSEQTERGLTALVGRMADSFSRLVTQHLQLARLELEEDLKSASMNVAMIAAFVPFILVGYAFACAALAAVMVPWLGWAGAFGVVALLNLVAGGGGVAWALHKLKTRRMMDDTTDELSRSMAALTTPAPVSLGNSLQGGDGHLFKEPPHGR